The following coding sequences are from one Saccopteryx bilineata isolate mSacBil1 chromosome 3, mSacBil1_pri_phased_curated, whole genome shotgun sequence window:
- the TMEM64 gene encoding transmembrane protein 64, which translates to MMLHSRNTRRLRGAALTSAVLTAPRRTSGWKVKGSAEARVSVPDSAGSRVGRGPRGRLGGGGAAGSVAELGRARCGCRGLALGCVLAALGLASLALARRWLQHLLLWAEGLPPPLGLLLFVLGFVAVSFPCAWGYMVLSVAAGYLYGFVLGMALVAAGVLFGTGVAHVVCRRLLAARVADRVRGSERLSAVVRVVEGAGGLKVVALARLTPIPFGLQNAVFSMTDLSLPNYLMASSVGLLPTQLLNSYLGTTLRTMEDVIAEQTVSGYFVFCLQIIISIGLMFYVIHRAQVELNATIVACEMGLKTSLVTGIQPNTSGSPYNKRTLVFPGDGINVV; encoded by the exons ATGATGCTTCATTCGCGCAACACACGGCGTCTCCGCGGTGCGGCCCTGACTAGCGCTGTACTTACAGCGCCCCGCCGGACTTCGGGTTGGAAGGTCAAGGGGAGCGCAGAGGCCCGTGTCTCAGTGCCGGACTCCGCAGGCTCGAGGGTCG GGCGCGGCCCCCGCGGGCGGCTCGGGGGCGGCGGCGCGGCGGGCAGCGTGGCCGAGTTGGGGCGCGCGCGCTGCGGCTGCCGGGGCCTGGCGCTGGGCTGCGTACTTGCCGCGCTGGGCCTGGCCTCGCTGGCGCTGGCTCGCCGCTGGCTGCAGCACCTGCTGCTCTGGGCCGAGGGCCTGCCACCGCCGCTGGGCCTGCTGCTCTTTGTGCTGGGCTTCGTGGCAGTGTCGTTCCCCTGCGCCTGGGGCTACATGGTGCTCAGCGTGGCTGCCGGCTACCTGTACGGCTTCGTGCTGGGAATGGCGCTCGTGGCGGCAGGCGTCCTGTTCGGCACCGGCGTCGCGCACGTGGTGTGCCGGCGGCTTCTGGCGGCGCGCGTGGCCGACCGGGTGCGGGGCAGCGAGCGGCTGAGCGCGGTTGTCCGCGTGGTGGAGGGCGCCGGCGGCCTCAAAGTGGTGGCGCTGGCCAGGCTAACCCCCATCCCTTTCGGGCTGCAGAACGCGGTGTTCTCG ATGACAGATCTGTCCCTACCCAACTATCTGATGGCATCTTCGGTCGGGCTACTCCCGACCCAGCTCCTGAATTCTTACCTGGGTACCACTCTGCGGACAATGGAAGATGTCATCGCAGAACAGACTGTTAGTggatattttgtgttttgtttacaG aTTATTATAAGCATAGGCCTCATGTTTTATGTCATCCATCGAGCACAGGTGGAATTGAATGCGACCATTGTTGCCTGTGAAATGGGACTGAAAACCTCACTGGTGACAGGCATCCAGCCAAATACCAGTGGGTCGCCATACAACAAGCGGACCTTGGTGTTCCCTGGAGACGGAATCAACGTGGTGTGA